Proteins co-encoded in one Malaclemys terrapin pileata isolate rMalTer1 unplaced genomic scaffold, rMalTer1.hap1 scaffold_58, whole genome shotgun sequence genomic window:
- the CUNH6orf47 gene encoding uncharacterized protein C6orf47 homolog, which yields MSLNRAKAWLTRLRWWGREAGKEGGLTEAPRKSQWWGARRLLALIGWGRAGDPGPAPGQGLFSRVSQVPQYLSPHQPPADIPEHFQICFNFARHLFDLCVVTLLCACSPAFRLLLDILGFRGPLKVWLHGLATFLVTTYGMYLALWLVQKYLLQFACLYGFLQTLVLCVSIRAAEEEEEESGGGPGGLDPGGGAEAERTE from the coding sequence ATGTCCCTAAACAGAGCCAAGGCCTGGCTGACAAGACTCCGCTGGTGGGGGCGCGAGGCAGGAAAAGAGGGCGGGCTGACGGAGGCCCCCCGGAAATCGCAGTGGTGGGGTGCCCGGCGCCTCCTGGCTCTGATCGGATGGGGCCGCGCCGGGGATCCGGGCCCTGCCCCGGGACAGGGCCTCTTCTCTAGGGTCTCCCAGGTCCCTCAGTATCTGTCCCCCCACCAGCCGCCGGCCGACATCCCGGAGCATTTCCAGATCTGTTTCAACTTCGCCCGGCACCTCTTCGACCTCTGCGTGGTGACTCTGCTCTGTGCCTGCTCCCCGGCTTTCCGGCTGCTCCTGGATATTTTGGGGTTCAGGGGGCCCCTGAAAGTCTGGCTCCACGGGCTGGCCACCTTCCTTGTCACCACCTACGGGATGTACCTGGCCCTGTGGCTGGTCCAGAAATACCTGCTGCAGTTCGCCTGCCTCTACGGCTTCCTGCAGACGCTGGTGCTGTGCGTGAGCATCCGGGCcgccgaggaggaggaggaggagagcgggGGCGGCCCGGGGGGACTGGACCCCGGCGGTGGGGCAGAGGCAGAGAGGACGGAGTGA